Proteins encoded in a region of the Prunus persica cultivar Lovell chromosome G4, Prunus_persica_NCBIv2, whole genome shotgun sequence genome:
- the LOC18781059 gene encoding pentatricopeptide repeat-containing protein At1g62350, whose protein sequence is MLRLAPNLVRRTSSTTPSPSPSSFNFSVCLLLRNTFPQCQQGDHPFQKRYFSWGSKASSPSLSIWRRRKEMGKEGLIAAKELKRLRSHPLRLDQFIRSNVSRLLKSDLIAVLAEFQRQDQVFLSMKIYDVVRKEIWYRPDMFFYRDMLMMLGRNKKVDEAKQVWGDLKREEVLFDQHTFGDIIRAFLDNGLPSEAMEIYDEMRQSPDPPISLPFRVILKGLLPYPELREKVKDDFLELFPDMIIYDPPEDLFEDQECKTENEDD, encoded by the exons ATGTTACGCCTGGCTCCCAATCTTGTACGAAGAACCTCATCTACAACCCCTTCACCCTCACCCTCCTCTTTCAATTTCTCAGTATGTTTGTTGCTTCGAAACACTTTCCCTCAATGCCAACAAGGAGACCACCCTTTCCAGAAACGTTATTTTTCTTGGGGGTCGAAGGCGTCGAGCCCTAGCCTCTCCATATGGAGGCGCAGGAAAGAGATGGGGAAGGAGGGTCTTATCGCGGCTAAGGAGCTCAAGAGGCTCCGCTCCCATCCTCTCCGCCTCGACCAGTTCATACGCTCAAACGTGTCCCGCTTGCTCAAGTCCGATCTTATAGCTGTTCTCGCCGAGTTCCAGAGACAAGACCAGGTCTTTCTCTCCATGaag ATATATGATGTGGTGCGTAAAGAAATTTGGTATCGACCAGACATGTTCTTTTACAGGGACATGCTTATGATGCttggaagaaacaaaaaggtaGATGAAGCAAAGCAGGTTTGGGGAGATCTGAAGAGAGAGGAAGTTCTGTTTGATCAGCATACTTTTGGGGATATTATCAGGGCTTTTCTAGATAATGGATTGCCCTCGGAGGCAATGGAGATATATGATGAAATGAGACAATCTCCTGATCCCCCAATCTCACTGCCTTTTAGAGTAATATTGAAGGGGCTTCTTCCATACCCAGAATTGAGGGAGAAGGTGAAAGATGACTTCTTGGAGCTATTTCCTGATATGATCATCTATGACCCACCCGAAGACTTATTTGAAGATCAAGAATgtaaaacagaaaatgaagatgatTAG
- the LOC18779236 gene encoding probable inactive leucine-rich repeat receptor kinase XIAO codes for MGYLFSIETLRVNNNGFVGELPSQFKNCRDLTLFNLAENKLSGSIPECLTALVRKGSSSQTIRHDYMGDSARITFYEVYDDEASLIWKGLRAEFKSNLGHLKTIDLSCNKLIGESPSEITYLLGLISLNLSRNQLTGQIPSTIGNLQELESLDLSRNQINGRIPTSLSRIASLGTQLQSFDYAYGGNPLLCGAPLPKTCSEEEKGPGQPVLVNQDSQDGLITQGYYISMGLGQGKEAGNHADWEDLDELARGSIEQHLTDEVLCNAMKDIAKQTWEKLEEMFAAKSLSNKLFLKKEFHSLKMEEGKSMMEHVSAFNRCIADL; via the exons ATGGGGTACTTGTTTAGCATCGAGACACTAAGAGTAAATAACAATGGATTTGTGGGAGagttgccttcacagttcaAGAATTGCAGAGACTTGACACTTTTTAATCTTGCGGAAAATAAATTATCGGGATCAATACCTGAATG TTTGACTGCTTTGGTTCGAAAAGGAAGTTCAAGTCAAACTATCAGACATGACTATATGGGTGATTCTGCACGAATAACTTTTTATGAGGTTTATGATGATGAAGCATCTTTAATATGGAAAGGATTGAGAGCTGAATTTAAAAGTAATCTAGGACATCTAAAGACTATTGATCTCTCATGCAATAAGTTGATTGGAGAGAGTCCTAGTGAAATCACTTATCTTCTTGGTTTGATTTCCTTAAACCTGTCAAGAAACCAATTAACAGGTCAAATACCTTCAACGATTGGAAATTTGCAGGAGTTAGAGTCTCTTGATTTATCAAGaaatcagataaatggcagaaTTCCAACAAGTCTTTCTCGGATAGCTAGTCTTG GCACTCAGCTCCAAAGCTTTGACTATGCTTATGGTGGAAATCCTCTGCTTTGTGGAGCACCACTCCCAAAGACATGCTCTGAGGAGGAAAAAGGTCCAGGACAACCTGTGTTGGTGAACCAAGACAGCCAGGATGGGCTCATAACACAAGGATATTACATCAGCATGGGGCTTGG GCAAGGAAAGGAAGCCGGTAACCATGCGGATTGGGAGGACCTAGACGAGCTTGCTAGAGGATCCATTGAACAACATCTGACAGACGAGGTGTTGTGTAATGCGATGAAAGACATTGCGAAGCAGACATGGGAGAAACTCGAAGAGATGTTTGCTGCCAAATCGTTGTCCAACAAGCTTTTCTTGAAGAAGGAGTTTCACTCTCTAAAGATGGAGGAGGGCAAAAGCATGATGGAGCACGTGAGCGCCTTTAATAGGTGTATTGCTGACTTGTAG